The following coding sequences lie in one Anguilla rostrata isolate EN2019 chromosome 8, ASM1855537v3, whole genome shotgun sequence genomic window:
- the tcf19l gene encoding transcription factor 19, with translation MLSKVQPCFQLLRIGSSSPATDAARDLYTFRPALSHSLFRLGRTVELCDVVLQSASISRIHAELHAEREEAEEAKEEGWRVLIKDRSSHGTWVNEIRLQPGVQWELSDGDTLTFGGQSEGGSPEFYFLFQKVLVRPSDFDAITVPKASSFSSDLQNRIRTSLDPKTEPNLDLSPLSINKATVILNSIGSLSKMNGSCWTFKRTDKNNTHQNSASSPTFRSIIPPSTPPSFPSATSVSASMSVPPSSKSRRKSAHTVLLEDDSSDEMHKNGEAEDRRRKKGRKRRRLCRSESEAFQAWGPKAEQAAGRQAARGQFDLKPEPSRGAPCSALRVSAKPGHVFAVSAQRQGFRWNLKVGPDVRAPPPLPHSARKALPLSSRGRRRAHSSPVYSSMVVGGENYTLVSPSLRLYEGDGDRERGEFTRLRINSGKRRGRPRKHPLPQPPTCSPSSSSSSSSSSSSSSSSSSSSSSEDERVRGEEPCASARCRLPQQETVQWIQCDDCDAWYHVDCIERAQGSRAIDTSADFHCGCR, from the exons ATGCTTTCGAAAGTCCAGCCCTGCTTCCAGCTTCTGAGGATAGGCTCCTCCTCCCCGGCCACGGACGCGGCGCGGGACCTGTACACGTTCCGGCCGGCCCTGAGCCACTCGCTGTTCCGCCTGGGGCGCACGGTGGAGCTGTGCGACGTGGTGCTGCAGTCCGCCTCCATCTCCAGGATCCACGCCGAGCTGCACGCCGAGAGGGAGGAGGCCGAGGAGGCcaaggaggaggggtggagggtgcTCATCAAGGACCGCAGCAGCCACG GCACATGGGTGAATGAAATTCGCCTGCAACCAGGTGTCCAGTGGGAGCTCTCCGATGGCGACACACTCACGTTTGGTGGGCAGTCTGAAGGAGGAAGCCCCGAGTTTTACTTCCTCTTCCAGAAAGTTCTGGTTCGACCCTCTGACTTTGATGCCATCACTGTCCCAAAGGCAAGCTCGTTCTCCTCCGACCTTCAGAACCGAATCAGGACCAGCCTGGACCCCAAGACGGAACCAAATTTAGATCTCTCCCCCCTGTCCATAAACAAGGCAACTGTCATATTGAACTCTATCGGAAGCCTGAGCAAAATGAACGGGAGCTGTTGGACTTTCAAGaggacagacaaaaacaatacgCACCAAAATTCCGCCTCCTCTCCGACCTTCCGGTCCATaatccctccctccaccccaccatCCTTTCCCTCCGCCACCTCGGTCTCCGCGTCGATGTCcgtgcccccctcctccaaaaGCAGGCGGAAGTCCGCTCACACGGTCCTGCTGGAGGACGACAGCTCGGACGAAATGCACAAAAACGGAGAGGCGGAAGACCGGCGGAGGAAGAAGGGGAGGAAGCGGAGGCGCCTCTGCAGGTCCGAGTCGGAGGCCTTCCAGGCCTGGGGGCCCAAGGCGGAGCAGGCCGCCGGCAGGCAGGCCGCGCGCGGGCAGTTCGACCTGAAGCCGGAGCCGAGCCGCGGCGCCCCGTGCTCCGCCCTGCGGGTGAGCGCCAAGCCCGGCCACGTGTTCGCCGTCTCCGCCCAGAGGCAGGGGTTCCGGTGGAACCTGAAGGTGGGCCCGGACGTCAGGGCCCCCCCGCCACTGCCACACTCCGCCAGGAAAGCGCTTCCCCTGTCCTCccgagggaggaggagggcccaCAGCTCCCCCGTCTACTCCtccatggtggtggggggggagaactACACGCTGGTCTCCCCGTCCCTGAGGCTGTATGAGGGAGacggggacagggagaggggggagttCACTCGATTGCGCATCAATAGTGG TAAACGTCGGGGCAGGCCAAGAAAGCACCCGCTCCCTCAGCCGCCCACGTGCTCCCCTTCGTCGTCCTCatcctcgtcctcctcttcctcctcctcctcctcctcgtcgtcctcctcctcctccgaggACGAGAGGGTGCGGGGGGAGGAGCCCTGCGCCTCGGCCCGCTGCCGCCTGCCCCAGCAGGAGACGGTGCAGTGGATCCAGTGCGACGACTGTGACGCCTGGTACCACGTGGACTGCATCGAGCGCGCCCAGGGGTCCCGTGCGATCGACACCAGCGCGGACTTCCACTGCGGCTGCCGGTGA